One part of the Bacillota bacterium genome encodes these proteins:
- the yyaC gene encoding spore protease YyaC: MKCGVSSVGAGDSIFCHLARYFLYIPVINLHIFPLPFEIIGQRKNKGEIILSFLFAKHIEQKFLFGSLTKTLRTELPADIELVFLCIGIDRSTGDCFGPMTGTLLSQMKVPNVVGTLEEPVHAKNLETVHKNINNKDTYIIAIDSSLGNLKNLGYITVKNGPLLPGYAMNRSLPPVGNMSITLNVNINGIHNYLLLQNSSLNLVWKGANVLAKSIATALYMKKKHRLNTCITKKTPS, from the coding sequence ATGAAATGTGGCGTTAGTAGTGTCGGTGCGGGTGATTCCATTTTTTGTCATCTTGCGCGATATTTTCTTTACATACCGGTCATCAATCTCCATATTTTTCCTCTTCCTTTTGAGATAATAGGGCAAAGGAAAAATAAGGGAGAGATAATATTGTCTTTTTTATTTGCTAAGCATATCGAACAAAAATTTCTTTTCGGTAGCCTTACCAAAACTTTGCGTACCGAGCTACCCGCCGACATAGAACTAGTTTTTCTTTGTATAGGAATTGATCGTTCCACCGGCGATTGTTTTGGCCCCATGACCGGTACACTTCTGAGTCAAATGAAAGTACCCAATGTGGTAGGAACTTTAGAAGAACCGGTTCATGCAAAAAACTTGGAGACCGTGCACAAAAACATAAATAATAAAGACACTTATATCATCGCTATAGATTCATCCCTGGGAAACTTAAAAAATCTAGGTTATATAACGGTAAAGAACGGCCCCCTCCTTCCTGGCTACGCTATGAACAGAAGCCTTCCTCCCGTAGGCAACATGTCGATAACCTTAAATGTAAATATAAACGGAATACACAATTACCTTCTTTTACAAAACTCCAGCCTAAACTTAGTTTGGAAAGGAGCAAACGTATTAGCAAAATCTATTGCAACAGCCCTTTATATGAAAAAAAAACACCGGCTTAATACTTGCATCACAAAGAAAACACCGAGTTAA
- a CDS encoding diguanylate cyclase — MVARNLVFVLILLIIFVPFAWAEGSMPPNIKITEFMVLNENVISDERGVYSSWIEITNLEDQPINIGGFYISDLKEDPLRYKFPVDFPNLTTIPPGQAIILWADATPNLGPLHLSFKLSPTAENVILRWKDKKTILDAVEYGKQVNSISYGRRHLSEDWAFFADPTPGNPNLTKGFSESKPALGALFYNNNKSFILGVIASIIGLTVIIIILLHSIRCRKNAEVALHNKNEELGTYNEELIATNEQLTAIEEELRHQFEELERNRISLQLANRKLFDIIEFLPDATFVIDEKNKVFAWNRAIEEMTGISKQEIVGKGDYLYAVPFYGEPKPMLVDLIEADDKEIERYYNNLERKGNALFGEAYVPSFFQGKSAFLWMAASILYDDYGSNVGAIQSIRDITERKETEEQLRRLSLYDTLTGLYNRTYFEQEMKRLEDGRHAPVGIIVCDVDGLKLVNDTLGHDSGDILLKVAADTIKSCFRESDVVARIGGDEFAALLPCSDNQVVENAANRIRAAIKRYNSEDQSFGLNLSVGLSVSSDAEVNMGELFKDADNAMYREKLHHGQSSRRAVIETLMKALEARDFITEGHTDRLEELVVSLALSLGLAESRMSDLQLLAQFHDIGKVGIPDHILFKSSPLTDKEYAVMQRHSEIGHRIAQSAPDLAPIADWILKHHEFWDGSGYPLGLKEEEIPLECRILGIADAYDAMTSERPYRNPLSHERAVAELKKCAGKQFDPRLVNVFVNVQNKCSG, encoded by the coding sequence GTGGTAGCGAGAAATCTGGTTTTCGTGCTAATCCTGCTAATAATATTTGTACCTTTTGCCTGGGCAGAAGGAAGCATGCCCCCGAATATAAAAATTACTGAGTTTATGGTCTTAAATGAAAATGTGATTTCTGACGAAAGAGGCGTTTATAGTAGTTGGATTGAAATCACTAATTTGGAAGATCAGCCTATAAATATTGGTGGCTTTTATATTTCAGATTTAAAAGAGGATCCACTGAGGTATAAGTTTCCTGTTGATTTTCCCAATTTAACAACTATTCCCCCCGGACAAGCAATTATTCTTTGGGCGGACGCAACCCCCAATCTTGGCCCGCTACATCTCAGTTTTAAACTGTCTCCAACCGCAGAAAATGTGATCTTGCGGTGGAAGGATAAAAAAACAATTCTTGATGCTGTTGAATATGGTAAACAAGTTAATAGCATTTCTTATGGTAGAAGGCATCTTTCTGAGGATTGGGCTTTCTTTGCAGATCCCACACCTGGTAACCCCAACCTGACAAAGGGGTTTTCAGAAAGCAAACCAGCGCTAGGCGCATTGTTTTATAATAATAATAAGAGTTTCATTCTTGGTGTTATTGCCAGCATAATTGGTCTTACAGTGATCATTATAATTCTACTTCATTCTATACGGTGTCGCAAGAACGCTGAGGTGGCATTGCATAATAAAAATGAAGAATTGGGAACATATAATGAGGAATTGATCGCCACTAATGAACAGCTCACTGCCATTGAGGAGGAACTGAGGCATCAGTTTGAAGAGCTGGAAAGAAACAGAATTTCACTTCAGCTAGCTAACAGAAAATTATTTGATATTATAGAGTTTCTACCAGATGCAACTTTTGTTATTGATGAAAAAAACAAGGTATTTGCCTGGAACCGGGCCATTGAAGAAATGACCGGCATTTCTAAGCAAGAGATTGTCGGTAAGGGGGATTATTTGTACGCTGTCCCCTTCTATGGGGAGCCTAAACCCATGTTGGTTGATCTTATTGAGGCGGATGATAAAGAAATTGAAAGGTATTATAATAACTTAGAAAGAAAAGGAAATGCATTGTTTGGTGAAGCATATGTCCCCTCGTTCTTCCAAGGTAAAAGTGCTTTTTTGTGGATGGCAGCATCAATTCTTTATGATGATTATGGAAGTAATGTAGGGGCTATTCAATCCATTAGGGACATCACTGAACGAAAAGAGACAGAAGAGCAATTAAGGCGCTTAAGCTTGTACGACACCCTTACCGGGTTATATAACAGAACTTACTTTGAACAAGAAATGAAACGTCTTGAAGACGGTCGTCATGCTCCGGTTGGGATAATTGTGTGTGATGTTGATGGTCTTAAGTTAGTAAATGATACTTTGGGACATGACAGTGGTGATATACTCTTAAAGGTTGCAGCAGATACCATAAAAAGCTGTTTTCGTGAGAGCGACGTTGTTGCGCGCATTGGTGGTGATGAGTTTGCTGCACTTTTACCTTGCAGCGATAATCAAGTAGTAGAGAATGCAGCAAACAGGATCAGGGCAGCTATCAAACGATATAATTCCGAAGACCAGAGCTTTGGGTTGAATCTATCAGTTGGTTTGAGTGTAAGTAGTGACGCGGAAGTGAATATGGGTGAACTTTTCAAGGATGCCGATAACGCCATGTACAGGGAAAAGCTGCATCATGGTCAAAGTTCCCGCCGGGCAGTAATAGAGACACTTATGAAAGCTTTGGAGGCAAGAGATTTTATTACAGAAGGCCATACTGACCGCTTAGAGGAATTAGTGGTTTCGTTGGCGCTATCTCTCGGGCTGGCGGAAAGTAGAATGAGTGATTTGCAGCTTTTAGCTCAATTTCATGATATAGGAAAAGTGGGTATTCCTGATCATATTTTATTTAAATCAAGTCCGCTTACAGATAAGGAATACGCCGTCATGCAGCGTCACAGTGAAATTGGTCATCGTATAGCACAATCAGCGCCAGATTTAGCGCCAATAGCTGATTGGATTCTCAAGCACCATGAATTTTGGGACGGTAGCGGATACCCTTTGGGGTTAAAGGAGGAAGAGATTCCACTCGAATGCCGGATCTTAGGGATTGCAGATGCCTATGATGCTATGACCAGTGAACGCCCCTATCGTAACCCCCTCTCGCATGAAAGGGCTGTAGCTGAACTAAAGAAATGTGCAGGAAAACAGTTTGACCCCCGGCTTGTTAACGTATTTGTAAATGTTCAGAATAAATGTTCCGGATAA
- a CDS encoding DUF3368 domain-containing protein, which yields MKVISNSTPLIALSRIGELELLHSLFDNIIIPCAVFNEVVLEGAGRPGVKEVKNASWIIKAEVANQLAVSLLESDLDRGECEAIVLAKELNADYLLLDERKARRIIRNSGIKVMGTLGVLGLAAKNGLLTDFDNVFQRLGENGFRFKPAVTKEVKNYFIK from the coding sequence ATGAAAGTCATTTCAAATTCTACTCCCCTTATTGCACTCTCACGGATCGGTGAGCTGGAGCTATTGCATTCTCTGTTTGATAACATTATTATTCCTTGTGCAGTATTTAACGAGGTTGTATTAGAAGGAGCCGGTCGGCCGGGTGTAAAAGAAGTCAAAAACGCTTCCTGGATTATAAAAGCAGAGGTTGCAAACCAACTTGCTGTGTCGTTGCTTGAATCAGATCTTGATCGAGGAGAGTGTGAAGCTATTGTTTTAGCTAAGGAATTAAATGCTGATTACCTTTTGTTAGATGAAAGAAAAGCACGGCGGATTATCAGAAACTCGGGAATTAAAGTAATGGGAACTTTAGGTGTCTTAGGTCTGGCTGCAAAGAATGGGTTGCTGACAGATTTTGATAATGTTTTTCAACGTTTAGGTGAAAATGGCTTTCGATTTAAACCAGCGGTTACAAAGGAAGTTAAGAATTATTTTATCAAATAG
- a CDS encoding UPF0175 family protein translates to MGQTIKIEFELPKDLFADNRTMTQQFVKSEALKRLAATFYADGSLSLGKAAKLADVSKHEFLDFLAEHNIPLNYDVDDLNDDLQIVKEFEK, encoded by the coding sequence ATGGGGCAAACCATTAAAATAGAATTTGAATTACCTAAAGATTTGTTTGCTGACAATCGTACCATGACACAACAATTTGTAAAGTCGGAGGCATTGAAAAGATTAGCAGCAACTTTCTATGCTGATGGAAGCCTGTCTTTAGGAAAGGCAGCTAAATTAGCTGATGTGTCAAAGCATGAATTTTTAGATTTTCTTGCAGAGCATAATATTCCTTTAAATTATGATGTTGATGATCTAAATGATGATTTGCAAATAGTCAAGGAGTTTGAAAAATGA
- a CDS encoding sigma-70 family RNA polymerase sigma factor, giving the protein MENHDTKYTLLVGKKRIPVTQEVYKAYYRCRNREKYLDKLAEENNISLEGCAEKGISAEYIITSAGDSMEDAIILNEMTAKMFRCVQMLDEPERTLIVELYLRGKSERRLSVETGIPYMTIHDRKVKTLGKIKKLIDK; this is encoded by the coding sequence ATGGAGAACCATGACACAAAATATACCCTGCTGGTCGGGAAAAAACGCATCCCCGTGACCCAAGAGGTCTATAAAGCCTATTACCGATGCCGCAACCGTGAAAAATACCTGGACAAGCTGGCAGAGGAAAACAATATCTCGCTGGAAGGCTGCGCCGAGAAAGGGATCTCCGCGGAATACATCATCACCTCCGCGGGGGACTCCATGGAGGATGCGATCATACTAAACGAGATGACCGCCAAAATGTTCCGTTGCGTCCAAATGCTCGACGAACCGGAAAGAACGCTCATCGTGGAGCTGTATCTTCGAGGCAAAAGCGAGCGTCGGCTTTCGGTGGAAACAGGGATTCCCTATATGACCATTCATGACAGAAAGGTAAAAACCCTTGGCAAAATAAAAAAACTTATAGATAAATAA
- a CDS encoding HAMP domain-containing histidine kinase, which translates to MFKRLRNRFLLSNMILTSLVLLGAFAVLFSLVYWNARHDAEKRLLALPSCAEQNDVTPIPAAGSVVYYVADIVISGEHMGGSTFFKIAVTSDGEISKGNPDYWLMEEAYKKMAQTAWTNQNIHKVISLGRTKWQAIVVPSTTVTGEYNIFFMDVTPSQGLLTNLLYTFLGIVPLTLLAVFLISRKIANRSVQPISEAWEKQRRFSADASHELKTPLAIITANTDALLLESEDKPENRKKWIGYIKDETDRMARLVNELLYLAKVENMDHSEQYCEFDFGQCISDACITVEAMVYEKKIALEYNIEEHVMLFSSEAKIKKLISILLDNAIKYTDEGGFIRLRLKKHKSVAEMTIENSGPGISAETLPHIFDRFYRADKARENEDGSYGLGLSIAKSISEQLGGKLSADSIPNEKTTFTFHIKAIVKHTR; encoded by the coding sequence ATGTTCAAGCGTTTACGGAATCGATTTCTGTTATCCAATATGATACTGACTTCCCTCGTCCTGCTGGGGGCCTTTGCTGTGCTCTTTTCTTTGGTATACTGGAATGCGCGGCATGACGCTGAGAAGAGATTGCTGGCACTTCCGTCTTGTGCGGAGCAAAACGATGTAACGCCTATTCCGGCAGCGGGAAGCGTTGTGTACTATGTGGCTGATATCGTAATAAGCGGCGAGCATATGGGCGGTTCAACTTTTTTCAAAATCGCGGTGACTTCAGATGGCGAGATCAGCAAAGGCAATCCCGATTATTGGCTTATGGAAGAAGCCTATAAAAAAATGGCGCAGACCGCATGGACAAATCAAAACATTCATAAGGTCATTTCACTCGGAAGAACAAAGTGGCAGGCTATCGTTGTTCCTTCAACAACAGTCACGGGCGAGTATAACATCTTTTTTATGGATGTAACACCATCACAAGGATTATTGACAAACTTGCTTTACACGTTTTTAGGGATAGTTCCCCTGACACTGCTGGCAGTTTTTCTTATAAGCAGGAAAATAGCGAACAGATCTGTGCAGCCAATTTCAGAGGCATGGGAAAAACAGCGTCGATTTTCGGCGGACGCCTCCCATGAATTAAAAACCCCGCTTGCGATCATCACCGCCAACACTGACGCACTTTTACTCGAATCAGAGGATAAGCCGGAAAACAGAAAAAAGTGGATAGGCTATATCAAAGATGAAACCGACAGAATGGCCCGATTGGTAAATGAGCTTTTGTATCTCGCCAAAGTAGAGAATATGGACCACAGTGAGCAATATTGCGAATTCGATTTTGGGCAATGCATATCAGATGCATGCATTACTGTAGAAGCTATGGTTTATGAAAAGAAAATTGCCCTTGAATATAACATTGAAGAGCATGTCATGCTTTTCAGCAGCGAAGCAAAGATAAAGAAGCTCATATCGATCTTGCTTGACAATGCGATAAAATACACCGATGAAGGCGGCTTTATCCGCCTCCGACTGAAAAAACACAAATCCGTCGCTGAAATGACGATAGAAAATAGCGGCCCCGGAATTTCTGCTGAGACCCTTCCCCATATTTTTGACCGTTTTTACCGGGCTGACAAAGCACGGGAAAACGAGGACGGCAGTTATGGACTAGGGTTATCAATTGCCAAAAGTATATCGGAGCAACTTGGTGGCAAGCTTTCTGCTGACAGTATTCCAAATGAGAAAACAACTTTTACCTTTCACATAAAAGCAATCGTTAAACATACTCGTTAA
- a CDS encoding response regulator transcription factor translates to MKILMIEDEKRLSEAIARILKANNYLVDLAFDGEYGLECALTDTYDIIILDVMLPKLDGISVLRELRNHRIVTPVILLTAKGETEDKILGLDSGADDYLAKPFSTEELLARLRALGRRKENLILDGILTVGDVELRPNTLCMVCASNSVKLTAKEYQVMELLMMRKGMVTPKSMMIEKIWGFDSDVDEHSVEVYISFLRKKLGLIKAELTIQAERGAGYTLQEKG, encoded by the coding sequence ATGAAAATCTTAATGATTGAAGACGAAAAGCGCTTGAGCGAAGCAATAGCGCGAATTCTAAAAGCAAATAATTATCTGGTTGATCTCGCCTTTGATGGCGAGTATGGGCTTGAATGCGCCTTGACAGACACATACGACATCATCATCCTTGATGTTATGCTGCCAAAGCTGGATGGCATTTCAGTATTGAGAGAATTGCGGAATCACCGTATCGTCACGCCTGTTATTTTGCTGACTGCCAAAGGGGAAACGGAAGATAAGATTTTGGGACTCGACAGCGGCGCGGACGACTATCTGGCAAAGCCCTTTTCCACTGAGGAACTGTTAGCCCGGTTGCGCGCCTTGGGAAGAAGGAAAGAAAACCTGATCCTCGATGGTATTCTTACAGTTGGCGATGTTGAACTGCGGCCCAACACGTTGTGTATGGTTTGTGCTTCCAATTCGGTAAAACTGACAGCCAAAGAATATCAGGTCATGGAGCTTTTGATGATGCGCAAAGGAATGGTTACACCCAAAAGCATGATGATCGAAAAAATATGGGGTTTTGATTCAGACGTTGACGAGCACAGCGTAGAAGTCTACATTTCTTTTTTGCGCAAAAAGCTTGGACTTATTAAGGCGGAGCTTACCATTCAAGCGGAGCGTGGGGCCGGGTATACTCTGCAGGAGAAAGGATGA
- a CDS encoding helix-turn-helix domain-containing protein, with amino-acid sequence MNYISVREATEKWDITNRMVNYHCVAGRIKGAQKIGNMWVIPKDALKPVDGRKRPKK; translated from the coding sequence ATGAATTACATTAGCGTAAGGGAAGCCACAGAGAAATGGGATATCACAAACCGAATGGTCAATTACCACTGCGTTGCCGGTCGGATTAAAGGCGCGCAGAAGATCGGCAATATGTGGGTCATACCGAAAGACGCTCTTAAGCCCGTCGACGGAAGAAAACGCCCGAAGAAATGA
- a CDS encoding transposase — protein MQDIHLFTSQPKAKFYDELFLNLDLSCMDTAAARTGRKGYLKAAMLCAFIVMKCEGFSQITDLVDYLENNRLIAYYCGFDITRELPSYWTFVRFLKKLDNGLLKQIMRQQVLKLVKLGIVDTSFIGLDSTPVMANTKLNNPKSFAKNKFSKENQPKNDADCRLGVHTATNQINDKNYEFYWGYKNHVLVDCVTGLPIYELTTTANVADSTVALDILSQTNSFLSVQECTFLADKGYDVKAIYSAVRDTYQGECVIPLNVRRTKDSKRLSVGNPICEAGFAMHRDGKFKEKGVVRQKFCCPFKRSSHVHDCPCNNDHFHKGAKATGCTKYLSLPDDYRMSIQRDTAEFKSLYSLRTECERYNSRFKSTGQERLWVCNEISAANLNTISHISLLSIALAAIVTRRSAAMRSPKKLLRSA, from the coding sequence ATGCAGGATATCCACCTGTTTACCTCACAGCCGAAAGCGAAATTTTACGACGAACTGTTTTTGAATCTCGATCTTAGCTGTATGGATACCGCTGCTGCGCGGACAGGACGCAAGGGCTATTTGAAAGCGGCGATGCTCTGCGCCTTTATCGTCATGAAATGTGAGGGCTTTTCACAAATCACAGACCTTGTGGATTATCTGGAGAACAACAGGCTCATCGCCTATTACTGCGGTTTTGACATCACAAGAGAACTACCGTCCTACTGGACTTTCGTCCGATTCTTGAAAAAACTTGATAATGGCTTGCTGAAACAAATAATGCGGCAACAAGTTTTGAAGCTGGTGAAGCTCGGCATTGTGGATACATCGTTCATCGGACTAGATTCCACACCGGTCATGGCAAATACCAAGCTCAACAATCCTAAATCCTTTGCAAAAAACAAGTTTTCTAAGGAGAACCAACCAAAAAATGATGCTGACTGCCGACTGGGTGTCCACACAGCTACAAATCAGATCAACGATAAGAACTATGAATTCTATTGGGGTTACAAGAACCATGTGCTGGTTGACTGCGTTACAGGCTTACCAATCTACGAGCTGACAACCACGGCCAATGTTGCCGACAGTACCGTCGCACTGGATATCCTAAGCCAAACCAATTCTTTCTTATCTGTTCAGGAATGTACCTTCTTAGCCGACAAAGGCTACGATGTGAAAGCTATTTACAGCGCTGTTCGGGATACATATCAGGGTGAGTGCGTTATCCCTCTCAACGTGCGGAGAACTAAGGATTCTAAGAGGCTTTCTGTGGGCAATCCCATCTGTGAAGCGGGTTTCGCTATGCATAGAGACGGTAAATTTAAAGAAAAAGGTGTTGTCCGCCAAAAGTTCTGCTGCCCCTTCAAGCGTTCCAGTCATGTACACGATTGCCCTTGTAATAATGATCATTTCCACAAGGGCGCTAAAGCGACCGGCTGCACAAAATATCTTTCGCTTCCTGATGATTACCGCATGTCAATTCAACGAGACACGGCAGAATTCAAATCACTGTACAGTCTGCGTACTGAATGCGAACGCTACAATTCTCGGTTTAAGTCCACCGGTCAGGAACGGCTTTGGGTTTGCAACGAAATATCTGCTGCCAATCTCAACACCATCTCCCACATTTCCCTGTTATCTATAGCTCTAGCGGCTATTGTCACTCGCCGTTCAGCTGCTATGCGGTCCCCTAAGAAGCTGTTACGTTCGGCTTAG
- a CDS encoding IS5 family transposase — translation MFRKMENQLYLEEFVLPFEGKLKADNRWVKLAKIIPWQSIEERYANLFPSNRGQKAKPVRMALGALIIKEKCGYSDRETVEQITENPYLQYFIGLKEYQDRPPFDPSLMVHFRKRFGSEALKDINEEICLAARKSEEKRNDDDDNKPGPPSDGHKPEESNKSGRKASSFITYPVNQGKLILDATCAPADIRYPTDLSLLNEAREKLDDIIDIVHRNLGKPGKRPRTYRQIARKAFLSIARNKKPGKKGIRKAVGKQLRYVRRNLGAVDRLLAVAGDGHGLSQKHLEALSTIRVLYEQQLYMYTHRTHKITDRIVSISQPHVRPIVRGKATANVEFGAKVAISIVDGYAYVETLSWDAFNEGKTLIETCERYRKRHGHYPEVVQADKIYRNRENLRYCEERNIRLSGPRLGRPPADKEKQKDQKRLERQDASERNAVEAKFGEGKRRYGLARIMARLKKTAENVIYLQFLVMNLEHRLRVLLFFFLRHLFRHNLAFVRPSLWCFN, via the coding sequence ATGTTCCGTAAAATGGAAAATCAACTATATCTCGAAGAATTCGTATTGCCCTTTGAAGGCAAATTGAAAGCTGATAATCGTTGGGTAAAACTGGCTAAAATTATCCCTTGGCAGAGCATTGAAGAACGCTATGCTAATCTTTTTCCCAGCAACCGTGGGCAGAAGGCTAAACCCGTTCGAATGGCACTTGGTGCCTTAATCATAAAAGAAAAATGTGGCTACAGCGACCGTGAAACAGTGGAGCAGATCACTGAAAATCCGTATCTGCAATACTTCATCGGCCTAAAGGAATACCAGGACCGGCCACCATTTGACCCTTCCCTTATGGTCCACTTCCGTAAGCGCTTTGGAAGCGAAGCGCTAAAAGATATCAACGAAGAAATCTGCCTGGCAGCCAGGAAATCGGAAGAGAAAAGAAATGACGACGATGACAACAAACCAGGACCGCCCTCAGATGGCCATAAACCGGAAGAATCCAATAAATCAGGAAGAAAAGCTTCTTCCTTCATAACATATCCGGTCAACCAAGGTAAACTCATCTTGGACGCTACCTGCGCCCCGGCAGACATACGCTATCCCACTGACCTATCCTTACTTAACGAAGCCAGGGAGAAGTTGGATGACATTATCGATATAGTACACAGAAATCTTGGTAAGCCAGGCAAAAGACCGCGCACTTACCGTCAGATAGCTCGTAAAGCCTTTCTAAGCATTGCTCGAAACAAGAAACCTGGAAAGAAAGGTATCCGCAAAGCTGTTGGCAAGCAACTGCGCTATGTTCGACGCAACCTGGGTGCTGTAGATCGCCTGCTTGCTGTGGCCGGCGATGGTCATGGCTTGAGTCAGAAACATCTGGAAGCATTGAGCACCATTCGTGTACTCTACGAACAGCAGCTCTACATGTACACCCACCGCACCCATAAGATAACCGATCGTATTGTCAGCATAAGTCAGCCGCATGTTCGTCCCATCGTTAGAGGTAAAGCTACAGCCAATGTTGAGTTTGGTGCCAAAGTAGCTATCAGCATCGTAGACGGTTACGCCTACGTAGAAACGCTGAGTTGGGACGCCTTTAATGAGGGTAAAACCTTAATAGAAACGTGTGAACGCTACCGAAAACGGCACGGGCACTATCCTGAAGTCGTTCAGGCCGATAAGATTTACCGAAACAGAGAGAACCTTCGGTACTGTGAGGAACGTAATATACGACTCAGCGGGCCAAGGCTAGGGAGACCACCGGCTGACAAAGAGAAACAGAAAGATCAGAAACGCCTGGAACGACAAGATGCCAGTGAACGTAATGCAGTGGAGGCCAAATTCGGCGAAGGCAAGCGCCGATATGGCCTGGCACGTATTATGGCGCGCCTTAAAAAGACCGCCGAAAACGTGATCTATTTACAGTTCCTGGTGATGAACTTGGAGCATAGGCTCCGTGTTCTTTTGTTCTTTTTTCTGCGACATCTGTTCCGGCATAATTTGGCTTTTGTTAGACCCTCATTATGGTGTTTTAATTGA